One genomic window of Terriglobia bacterium includes the following:
- the boxC gene encoding 2,3-epoxybenzoyl-CoA dihydrolase gives MIDFEAEPGSYRHWKLRIEGDLAFLDMDVREDAPLRPDYRLKLNSYDLGVDIELADAVQRLRFEHPQVKAVVLRSAKEGVFCAGANIFMLGTSSHHFKVNFCKFTNETRLAIEDAGTFSRQHYIAACNGTTAGGGYELALACDEIILVDDGKSAVSLPEAPLLGVLPGTGGLTRLVDKRKVRRDRADVFCTLAEGIKGERALAWGFVDALIPRSQFDEFVIRRARQWAAKETPLPGPGIRLEALNPRPASDAVQYRHIRLGLDRARRVATLMVQGPGTEQPDSLLGIHAAGSDFWPLRAFREIDHALLHLRFNEPEIGVLILKTEGALAQLRRLDATLARFAEDWFVREVLLLMKRTLKRLDLTSRTVLALIEPGSCFAGSLLELALAADRTYMLDDAGVAVAVTPLNDSFFPMSNGLSRLQSRLLAQPDRVPGILARDGILSARDAEQSGLVTFAIDALDYNDDVRIAVEERASLSPDALTGMEASLRFAGPETMETKIFGRLSAWQNWIFVRPNAVGEHGALTLYGKPARPGFDWKRT, from the coding sequence ATGATCGACTTCGAAGCCGAGCCAGGAAGCTACCGCCACTGGAAACTGAGGATTGAAGGAGACCTTGCGTTTCTGGACATGGATGTCCGTGAGGACGCCCCGCTGCGGCCCGACTACCGCCTGAAGCTGAACTCCTACGACCTGGGTGTGGATATCGAGCTGGCGGATGCAGTGCAGCGTCTGCGGTTCGAGCACCCGCAAGTAAAGGCAGTGGTTCTGCGCAGCGCCAAGGAGGGCGTTTTTTGCGCCGGCGCCAACATTTTCATGCTGGGGACCAGCAGCCATCACTTCAAGGTGAACTTCTGCAAGTTCACCAATGAAACGCGCCTGGCGATCGAAGACGCGGGCACGTTCAGCCGCCAGCATTACATTGCCGCCTGCAATGGGACCACCGCCGGCGGCGGCTATGAGCTGGCGCTGGCATGCGACGAGATCATCCTGGTCGACGACGGCAAGAGCGCCGTGAGCTTGCCCGAGGCTCCGCTGCTGGGTGTGCTCCCCGGCACCGGCGGACTGACAAGGCTGGTGGATAAGCGCAAGGTGAGGCGCGACCGTGCCGACGTTTTTTGCACACTTGCCGAGGGCATCAAAGGAGAGCGCGCCCTCGCATGGGGTTTCGTCGATGCCCTGATCCCGCGCAGCCAGTTTGACGAGTTCGTCATCCGCCGCGCCCGTCAGTGGGCCGCGAAGGAGACCCCGCTCCCGGGACCCGGGATCCGACTGGAGGCGCTGAATCCGCGGCCGGCATCTGACGCCGTACAGTATCGTCATATCCGGCTCGGCCTGGATCGCGCGCGGCGCGTAGCCACGCTGATGGTCCAAGGGCCGGGCACAGAGCAGCCGGATAGCCTGCTCGGCATCCACGCTGCCGGCTCGGACTTTTGGCCGCTGCGCGCCTTCCGCGAGATCGACCACGCCCTGCTGCATCTGCGTTTCAACGAGCCTGAGATCGGTGTGCTGATCCTCAAGACGGAAGGCGCCCTCGCCCAATTGCGCCGGTTGGATGCGACGCTCGCCCGCTTTGCGGAGGACTGGTTTGTGCGTGAAGTCCTGTTGCTGATGAAACGCACACTGAAGCGGCTCGACCTGACATCACGCACTGTGCTCGCCCTGATCGAACCGGGGAGCTGTTTCGCAGGAAGCCTGCTGGAACTGGCGCTTGCCGCCGACCGCACTTACATGCTGGACGATGCGGGCGTCGCGGTCGCCGTCACGCCGCTGAACGACAGTTTTTTCCCCATGAGCAACGGCCTGTCGCGGCTGCAGAGCCGGCTTCTGGCACAACCCGATCGCGTCCCCGGGATACTGGCCCGGGACGGCATCCTCAGCGCCCGCGATGCGGAGCAGTCCGGCCTCGTGACCTTTGCCATCGATGCGCTCGACTACAACGATGATGTGCGCATCGCAGTCGAAGAACGTGCCAGCCTTTCCCCCGACGCCCTCACCGGCATGGAGGCGAGCCTTCGTTTCGCGGGTCCCGAGACGATGGAGACGAAAATCTTCGGACGTCTCTCGGCCTGGCAGAACTGGATTTTCGTCCGGCCCAATGCGGTGGGTGAACACGGCGCCCTGACGCTCTATGGAAAGCCCGCCCGCCCCGGGTTCGACTGGAAAAGAACATGA
- a CDS encoding PLP-dependent aspartate aminotransferase family protein, whose translation MKNRRKAFPTRAVHAGEHLPPGDFMPVVGPIHPAVGFVYEHMDDLDGVLGTTRDGYVYPRYGSPTVAAFETATADLEGGEAAFAFASGMAAIHVALLTAGVRQGSNVLAAMDVYGATFTLLRRLFTELGVTVRLVDVTDLKAAETALDETRPVILVAETISNPLLKVADQPALIDMAHRRGAQVLIDNTFASPYLCNPCAYGADYVMHSATKFIAGHGDVLAGVIITSTENRKKMYELNKMIGSTLGPFEAWLALRGLKTLPLRLRQQCENAVRIAGWLAAHPRIAQINYPGLPTHPQHALARRLFQGKGFGAVLSFEIAGADKKAAFRFMDALDLCMPATTLGDIYTIVLHPASSSHRALSPTERAEVGISDGLVRLSVGIEDADDIIADLEQALLATG comes from the coding sequence ATGAAGAACAGGCGTAAAGCATTCCCTACTCGTGCCGTTCATGCGGGGGAGCATCTCCCGCCCGGTGATTTTATGCCGGTTGTCGGCCCAATTCATCCTGCGGTGGGTTTTGTTTATGAGCACATGGATGACCTGGACGGAGTGCTGGGAACAACCAGGGACGGCTATGTGTATCCACGCTACGGCAGCCCGACTGTTGCCGCGTTTGAAACTGCCACCGCAGATCTCGAGGGGGGTGAAGCGGCTTTCGCCTTTGCTTCCGGCATGGCAGCGATTCACGTCGCACTGCTGACGGCGGGGGTGCGGCAGGGTTCGAACGTCCTGGCCGCAATGGATGTCTACGGTGCTACATTCACGTTGCTCCGCCGATTGTTTACCGAGCTGGGGGTCACTGTCCGCCTGGTAGATGTGACCGACCTGAAGGCAGCTGAGACGGCTCTGGACGAGACCCGCCCGGTCATCCTGGTAGCGGAGACGATTTCCAACCCGCTCCTGAAGGTGGCCGACCAGCCTGCTCTGATCGACATGGCTCATCGCCGTGGTGCGCAGGTCTTGATCGATAACACTTTTGCCTCCCCCTACCTCTGCAACCCCTGTGCCTACGGCGCCGACTATGTAATGCACAGCGCCACCAAATTCATCGCGGGGCACGGGGACGTGCTGGCGGGCGTGATCATCACTTCAACCGAAAACCGGAAAAAGATGTATGAACTCAACAAGATGATTGGCAGCACCCTTGGGCCCTTTGAAGCGTGGCTCGCGCTGCGCGGGCTCAAGACTCTGCCGTTGCGGCTGCGCCAGCAATGCGAAAATGCCGTCCGTATTGCCGGATGGCTGGCCGCCCATCCGAGGATCGCACAAATCAACTATCCCGGTCTGCCCACACATCCCCAACACGCGCTGGCGCGCCGTCTTTTCCAGGGGAAAGGCTTCGGTGCCGTTCTCTCCTTCGAGATTGCCGGCGCCGACAAGAAAGCTGCGTTCCGTTTTATGGATGCACTCGATTTGTGCATGCCGGCGACCACCCTGGGCGACATCTATACCATTGTCCTGCATCCGGCCTCGTCCTCGCATCGGGCCCTTTCGCCGACGGAGCGGGCCGAGGTAGGAATCAGCGACGGTCTTGTGCGTCTGTCCGTCGGGATTGAGGATGCCGACGACATCATCGCCGACCTGGAACAGGCGCTGCTGGCGACCGGGTGA
- the amrB gene encoding AmmeMemoRadiSam system protein B, translated as MQSRLRWDHRVIAMPLQHGSNPKLRPVEAFSMQIKGENMTCLRDPQGFAEQPLFLNGPQAFLVSLMDGTNSLRDIQAGFFRQTAELLPIEVLENLAKQLDDHHYLDSPSFRIYYDSLVQEFLRAPTRPALHAGSAYEGDVNALRSQIEGFFTSPGGPGLISTPDLTRPLRGLISPHIDFHRGGPAYAHAYKALAEHPGADRFIIFGTCHSPMEMRFALTEKDYETPLGTATADGEFIRRLAAKLGGDHDYFQDEFAHRAEHSIEFQMVCLRYVLGEQREFKVVPILVGSFEDIYVAGKTAAQDPGIAGMITAVKETIAELPARYCVVAGADLAHVGRHFGDLTGPSQTSLEEVAQEDRKFLELVEGGDAEGIFRFIAAERDRRRVCGYPAIYMALRCLENPRGRLLDYRQWADLQSGAAVTFASVALF; from the coding sequence GTGCAAAGTCGACTGCGTTGGGATCATCGGGTAATAGCCATGCCGCTTCAGCACGGATCTAATCCCAAACTCCGCCCCGTGGAAGCCTTCTCGATGCAGATCAAGGGCGAGAACATGACTTGTCTGCGAGACCCGCAGGGATTTGCCGAGCAACCGCTCTTCCTCAACGGGCCGCAGGCGTTCCTGGTCTCCCTCATGGACGGCACCAACTCCCTGCGGGATATCCAGGCCGGCTTTTTCCGCCAGACTGCCGAGCTGCTGCCCATCGAGGTATTGGAAAACCTGGCAAAGCAGCTCGATGACCACCACTATCTGGACAGCCCGTCATTCCGCATCTATTACGACTCGCTCGTCCAGGAATTCCTGCGCGCTCCCACCCGTCCGGCCCTGCATGCCGGATCGGCTTACGAAGGTGACGTGAATGCATTGCGGAGCCAGATCGAAGGTTTCTTTACCAGCCCTGGCGGCCCGGGCCTGATTTCGACGCCGGATCTCACCCGGCCGTTGCGCGGATTGATTTCCCCGCACATCGATTTTCATCGCGGGGGGCCTGCCTATGCTCACGCTTACAAAGCGCTGGCGGAACATCCTGGCGCGGATCGCTTCATCATTTTCGGCACCTGCCACAGTCCCATGGAGATGCGCTTCGCGCTCACGGAAAAGGATTATGAAACACCCCTCGGCACTGCGACTGCCGATGGTGAATTTATCAGGCGGCTGGCGGCGAAGCTTGGCGGCGATCACGATTACTTTCAGGATGAATTTGCGCATCGCGCAGAGCATTCCATTGAATTTCAGATGGTGTGCCTTCGCTACGTATTGGGAGAGCAACGAGAGTTCAAAGTCGTCCCCATCCTGGTCGGTTCCTTCGAAGACATCTATGTCGCAGGCAAGACCGCCGCGCAGGATCCGGGAATTGCGGGCATGATCACGGCGGTGAAGGAGACGATTGCGGAGCTGCCCGCCAGGTACTGCGTGGTTGCCGGGGCCGACCTGGCCCATGTCGGCCGGCATTTTGGCGATCTCACCGGCCCCTCGCAGACCTCGTTGGAGGAGGTGGCGCAAGAGGACCGCAAGTTTCTGGAGCTTGTTGAAGGCGGCGATGCGGAGGGGATCTTTCGTTTTATCGCCGCGGAGCGCGACCGGCGGCGCGTATGCGGCTACCCCGCGATTTACATGGCCCTGCGCTGCCTGGAGAACCCGCGCGGCAGGCTTCTCGACTACCGGCAGTGGGCCGATCTGCAATCAGGCGCTGCCGTCACCTTTGCCAGCGTCGCCCTGTTCTAA
- a CDS encoding ketoacyl-ACP synthase III has protein sequence MFNAKITAVAHHVPEKVVTNLDLEKALDTSDEWIRTRTGISERRVAARGEATSDLAVAAALKVLHQRGVSAPEIDCIIVATVTPDMFFPSTACIVQDKIGASRAWGFDLSGACAGFLFAVSTAAQFIHSGAHKKVLVVGADVMTSILDPFDRDTFVLFGDGAGAVLMEPTGSDEEGVIDFILQCDGSGGKFLCMPGGGSLHPATHKTVDRRMHFVHQNGRAVFKTAVQRMADVSAEILARNHLTAADISLYVPHQANLRIIDAVVERLGISADRVVRNIDLYANTTAATIPIGISESYQQGKIAPGELLLMASFGAGFTWGSVLMRWSI, from the coding sequence TTGTTCAATGCCAAGATCACCGCAGTGGCGCATCATGTGCCGGAGAAGGTTGTCACAAACCTCGATCTCGAAAAGGCCTTGGATACGAGCGATGAATGGATCCGAACACGCACCGGCATCAGTGAACGTCGAGTGGCGGCAAGAGGAGAGGCCACTTCCGACCTCGCCGTCGCGGCAGCGCTGAAAGTTCTCCACCAACGCGGCGTCTCAGCCCCCGAGATCGACTGCATCATTGTCGCAACGGTAACCCCGGACATGTTCTTCCCCTCGACAGCCTGCATTGTGCAGGACAAGATCGGAGCCAGCCGGGCCTGGGGATTCGATCTCTCCGGGGCTTGCGCAGGATTTCTCTTCGCCGTTTCCACGGCTGCACAGTTCATTCATTCCGGCGCCCATAAAAAAGTTCTGGTCGTCGGAGCGGACGTCATGACCTCGATTCTCGATCCATTCGACCGCGATACCTTTGTCCTCTTCGGCGATGGAGCGGGAGCTGTCCTGATGGAGCCGACCGGTTCTGATGAGGAGGGCGTGATCGACTTCATCCTGCAGTGCGACGGGTCGGGAGGGAAATTCCTCTGTATGCCCGGAGGCGGAAGCCTGCATCCGGCCACCCACAAAACCGTGGACCGACGGATGCATTTCGTCCATCAGAACGGCCGGGCGGTCTTCAAAACCGCAGTTCAACGCATGGCGGACGTATCTGCGGAAATCCTGGCGCGCAACCATCTGACCGCCGCGGACATCAGCCTCTATGTTCCGCATCAGGCCAATCTGCGCATCATCGATGCCGTAGTGGAACGACTCGGGATCAGCGCCGACCGGGTGGTGCGGAACATCGACCTCTACGCCAACACCACGGCAGCTACGATTCCCATCGGGATCTCGGAATCCTATCAGCAGGGGAAGATAGCGCCCGGGGAGCTCCTGCTCATGGCATCTTTCGGGGCGGGATTCACGTGGGGAAGCGTGCTGATGCGCTGGAGCATCTGA
- the ftcD gene encoding glutamate formimidoyltransferase, with translation MKKIVECVPNFSEGRRKEVVDALAAALTKYPGVALLDCEMDGAHNRCVISTAGEPKALARGVIEAVGKAAELIDLRQHHGEHPRMGATDVVPFIPISGMTIEDCVQLSLEVGEEIATRYRIPIYLYEQSARIPARQDLAYVRRGEFEGIREEIRTNPERKPDFGPLEVHPSAGTTAVGARFPLVAYNIYLNTPDVKIAQAVARAIRFSSGGLRYVKALGFEIKERHQVQVSMNLTNFEATPIFRVFDMVVREAERYGVSVVSSEIVGLVPQKALNGCADFYLRLENFSPNQILENRLTDALPQEPALTEFVSSVAAPDAVPGGGSVAAHAASLAAALGEMVAGLTQGKKKYQAVEARVRDIHQQLTEARDALHRLVQEDAEAYRRVMTALKLPKETAEEKAARAEALEQATRTATEVPLRTARRAGEVLGLLVILAEIGNENARSDAAAGAQLACAALKGAQYNVLINLPGLEDRAFADTCRREADDLALRGQEVLQKVDALLTRLH, from the coding sequence GTGAAGAAGATCGTCGAATGCGTGCCCAATTTCAGCGAAGGACGGCGCAAAGAGGTGGTGGATGCTCTTGCAGCCGCGCTGACAAAGTACCCCGGCGTTGCGCTTCTTGACTGTGAGATGGATGGCGCGCACAACCGTTGCGTCATTTCGACCGCAGGCGAGCCGAAAGCCCTGGCTCGCGGCGTGATCGAAGCCGTGGGGAAGGCGGCCGAACTTATCGATCTCCGGCAGCACCACGGAGAGCATCCCCGCATGGGCGCCACAGACGTTGTTCCCTTCATTCCCATCTCCGGAATGACCATTGAGGATTGCGTCCAGTTGTCGCTGGAGGTAGGGGAAGAGATCGCCACGCGCTATCGGATCCCGATCTATCTTTACGAACAGTCGGCGCGCATCCCGGCCCGGCAGGACCTTGCCTACGTGCGCCGGGGCGAATTCGAGGGCATCCGCGAAGAGATTCGCACCAATCCGGAGCGCAAGCCCGATTTCGGGCCGCTGGAAGTTCATCCGTCCGCGGGCACAACCGCCGTCGGCGCCCGTTTCCCACTGGTTGCGTATAACATTTACCTCAACACCCCGGATGTGAAGATCGCCCAGGCGGTCGCTCGCGCCATACGCTTCTCGAGCGGCGGCCTGCGCTACGTCAAGGCCCTGGGCTTCGAGATCAAGGAGAGACACCAGGTGCAGGTTTCCATGAACCTCACAAATTTTGAGGCGACGCCGATCTTCCGTGTTTTCGATATGGTGGTGCGCGAAGCCGAGCGTTATGGGGTTTCCGTCGTTTCAAGCGAGATTGTGGGGCTGGTGCCGCAAAAGGCCTTGAACGGGTGCGCCGATTTCTATCTGCGCCTGGAGAATTTCAGCCCGAATCAGATCCTGGAGAATCGACTGACCGATGCGCTTCCTCAGGAGCCCGCCCTGACGGAGTTTGTTTCCAGCGTGGCCGCGCCCGATGCCGTGCCGGGCGGCGGCAGCGTTGCCGCCCACGCGGCTTCTCTTGCGGCCGCGCTGGGCGAGATGGTGGCGGGCCTCACGCAAGGAAAGAAAAAGTATCAGGCAGTGGAAGCGCGAGTGCGCGATATTCATCAGCAGCTCACCGAGGCGCGCGATGCCTTGCATCGGCTGGTGCAAGAGGACGCCGAGGCCTACCGGCGTGTAATGACCGCTCTCAAACTTCCCAAGGAGACCGCTGAGGAGAAAGCGGCCCGGGCGGAGGCGCTCGAACAGGCCACGCGCACAGCCACGGAGGTTCCACTGCGCACCGCGCGCCGCGCGGGTGAGGTCCTGGGCCTGCTCGTGATTCTGGCGGAGATCGGCAATGAGAACGCACGCAGCGATGCGGCTGCAGGCGCGCAACTTGCGTGTGCTGCCCTGAAGGGGGCTCAGTACAATGTGCTCATCAACCTTCCCGGACTCGAGGATCGCGCCTTTGCAGATACCTGCCGGCGCGAGGCGGATGATCTCGCTCTCCGCGGCCAGGAGGTACTGCAGAAGGTCGATGCTCTGCTCACGCGGCTGCACTGA
- a CDS encoding SpoIIE family protein phosphatase, with product MDEMKILVVDDETANLQKLRRTFIDRFPVLAAASGNEALELIRKNDGIAVIIADQRMPDMTGVELLRHTLRLLPDAVRIILTGYTDVEVLMEAINSCKVYRYVVKPWDPPDLLMTVERGIEAYRLARENERFRKELVRRERLARELEIASEIQRYILPPRYPELAGYEIAVEYHPAREVGGDLYDFDWNREAGTLQIVIGDVSGKSIPAALYGAVFSGQLRTLFAQSLSPGETLARANSSLIARYQVSNYIAAACMRIEPQSGLCVLANGGMPLPYLVRAGDLKRLHASGIPLGLLEGSSYDELPFRMEKGDLLIFASDGATDAVDPEGQMFDEERFIESIRRYSSEGAVFFAQRLYQAICEFTHNADVHDDITILALRRSA from the coding sequence ATGGATGAGATGAAAATCCTGGTTGTCGACGACGAGACCGCTAACTTGCAGAAGCTGCGGCGCACCTTCATCGACAGGTTCCCCGTACTGGCCGCCGCCAGCGGCAACGAGGCGCTCGAGCTGATCCGGAAGAATGACGGAATCGCGGTCATCATCGCCGATCAGAGAATGCCCGACATGACGGGGGTCGAGCTGCTGCGCCACACGCTCCGGCTGCTGCCGGACGCCGTGCGCATTATCCTGACGGGCTACACAGATGTGGAGGTGCTGATGGAAGCGATCAACAGCTGCAAGGTGTATCGCTACGTCGTGAAGCCCTGGGATCCGCCCGACCTGTTGATGACTGTCGAGCGAGGGATCGAAGCGTATCGGCTGGCCCGGGAAAATGAGAGATTTCGCAAAGAACTCGTCCGCCGCGAGCGGCTTGCCCGCGAGCTCGAAATTGCCAGCGAAATCCAACGTTACATCCTGCCGCCGCGCTATCCTGAGCTGGCAGGCTACGAGATCGCAGTGGAATACCATCCGGCCCGCGAAGTCGGCGGGGACCTTTACGATTTCGACTGGAACCGCGAAGCCGGAACCCTGCAGATCGTGATCGGTGACGTTTCCGGGAAGTCCATACCTGCCGCCCTGTACGGCGCGGTGTTCAGCGGACAGTTGCGCACACTCTTCGCCCAGTCGCTGTCGCCGGGGGAAACTCTCGCCCGGGCGAATTCGAGTCTGATTGCACGCTACCAGGTCAGCAATTACATCGCGGCGGCCTGCATGCGCATCGAGCCGCAGAGCGGGTTGTGCGTGTTGGCCAACGGCGGCATGCCCTTGCCCTACCTGGTGCGGGCGGGTGATCTGAAGCGGCTTCACGCCTCGGGCATCCCGCTTGGCCTGCTCGAGGGCTCATCATACGACGAACTCCCTTTCCGGATGGAGAAGGGGGATCTCCTGATTTTTGCGAGCGATGGCGCCACCGACGCCGTCGATCCAGAGGGACAGATGTTCGATGAGGAGCGCTTTATCGAGTCCATACGGCGCTACTCGTCCGAAGGTGCGGTTTTCTTTGCACAACGCCTCTACCAGGCCATTTGCGAGTTCACTCATAACGCCGATGTCCACGACGACATCACGATTCTCGCGCTCCGCCGGAGCGCTTGA
- a CDS encoding YtxH domain-containing protein, giving the protein MAEETKAGEKALFFILGGFIGAAVALLLAPRSGEETRRLIALRTREGADFIANRTKDVTEKTGGLIDRGKELLQQQRDQLAAALEAGKQAYREEKDKTKV; this is encoded by the coding sequence ATGGCGGAAGAGACGAAAGCAGGCGAGAAAGCTTTGTTTTTTATCCTCGGCGGGTTCATTGGTGCAGCCGTCGCACTCTTGCTGGCTCCTCGCAGCGGGGAGGAAACTCGCAGACTCATTGCGCTGAGGACCCGTGAGGGGGCGGATTTCATCGCGAATCGCACGAAAGACGTCACCGAAAAAACCGGCGGTCTGATTGATCGGGGCAAGGAACTGCTGCAGCAACAGCGCGACCAGCTGGCAGCTGCGCTCGAAGCCGGAAAACAGGCATACCGGGAAGAGAAAGATAAAACGAAGGTCTAA
- the boxB gene encoding benzoyl-CoA 2,3-epoxidase subunit BoxB, with amino-acid sequence MIDYTEKIPNNVNLSEDRRLLRALETWQPNFQEWWREMGPSGFQQDQVYLRTAVSVEPGGWAHFDYVRMPEYRWGLFLVPATKDARIGFGDYEGLPVWNEVPGELRNWLRRIIVTQGDTEPASVEQQRLLGHKAPSLYDLRNLFQVNVEEGRHLWAMVYLLHRYFGRDGRDEAEELLHRRSGHRDKPRILGAFNQPIENWLDFLMFTMFTDRDGKYQLLSLSESGFDPLARTTKFMLTEEAHHMFVGETGVQRVVQRTCELMRQDPNEDARNLGGIDLPAIQKYVNLWYSLSADLFGGEISTNAANYFGTSLKGRNREASYTDHKALDGAYRMVVVEGGALAARDVPLRNAMNEVLRDSYIEDCQRACERWNRVIERHSLGWRLKLPDRKFHRQVGIYAGRHFTPEGIPIADEDWERRRGEWLPSESDRAYVESLMTPVYQRGRIANWTSPPERGINGLPFDFEYVRFDQER; translated from the coding sequence ATGATCGATTACACGGAGAAGATCCCCAACAATGTCAACCTGAGCGAGGATCGCCGCCTGTTGCGCGCGCTCGAAACCTGGCAGCCCAACTTCCAGGAATGGTGGCGCGAGATGGGACCGAGCGGCTTCCAGCAGGATCAGGTGTATCTGCGCACGGCGGTGTCGGTGGAGCCGGGCGGTTGGGCACACTTCGACTACGTGCGGATGCCCGAGTATCGCTGGGGCCTTTTCCTGGTGCCCGCGACGAAGGATGCGCGCATCGGGTTCGGTGACTACGAAGGACTGCCGGTTTGGAATGAAGTGCCCGGCGAACTGCGCAACTGGCTGCGAAGGATCATCGTGACCCAGGGGGATACCGAGCCGGCGAGTGTCGAGCAGCAGCGGTTGCTCGGCCATAAAGCGCCCAGCCTGTACGATCTGCGGAATCTGTTCCAGGTCAACGTGGAGGAGGGGCGACACCTCTGGGCCATGGTGTATCTGCTCCACAGGTATTTCGGCCGGGATGGCCGTGACGAGGCCGAGGAACTTCTGCACCGCCGCAGCGGACACCGGGACAAGCCCAGGATTCTGGGAGCTTTCAACCAGCCCATTGAAAACTGGCTGGATTTTCTGATGTTCACCATGTTCACGGATCGCGACGGCAAGTACCAGCTTCTGTCGCTGAGCGAAAGCGGTTTCGACCCGCTCGCGCGCACCACAAAATTCATGCTGACCGAGGAAGCCCACCACATGTTCGTCGGCGAGACCGGAGTCCAGCGCGTTGTGCAGCGCACCTGCGAACTGATGAGGCAGGATCCCAATGAAGACGCCCGGAACCTCGGCGGCATCGACCTGCCCGCGATCCAGAAGTATGTCAACCTGTGGTACAGCCTGAGCGCGGACCTGTTTGGAGGTGAGATCTCCACCAACGCGGCGAATTATTTCGGAACCAGCCTCAAGGGGCGGAATCGCGAGGCATCCTACACCGACCACAAGGCGCTCGACGGTGCCTACCGCATGGTCGTGGTGGAAGGCGGCGCCCTCGCGGCGCGCGACGTCCCGTTGCGCAACGCCATGAACGAGGTGCTGCGCGATTCCTACATCGAAGATTGCCAGCGGGCTTGCGAACGGTGGAACCGGGTGATCGAGCGCCACTCGCTCGGCTGGCGGCTCAAGCTGCCCGACCGGAAGTTCCACCGCCAGGTCGGCATCTATGCCGGCCGGCACTTTACCCCGGAAGGGATTCCGATTGCGGACGAAGATTGGGAACGCCGCCGCGGCGAGTGGCTCCCCAGTGAATCAGACCGGGCGTACGTGGAGAGCCTTATGACGCCCGTCTACCAGCGCGGGCGGATCGCGAATTGGACCAGTCCCCCGGAGCGCGGTATCAACGGCCTGCCCTTCGATTTCGAATACGTCCGCTTCGATCAGGAGCGGTGA
- the hutI gene encoding imidazolonepropionase, whose protein sequence is MLLIKNIGQIVTLRGGAVPRRGSSMSELGIIENGAILVRAEHIIWVGPTREVPMRELDPRHETFDGAGLDLVALPGFVDSHTHPIFGGTRAHEYDLRCQGKSYQEIAAAGGGIRASVRQLRAASPDQLVDCAERYFLEFLRHGTTTIEAKSGYGLSLEDELKSLQVLAALRGRSRLETVSTFLGAHDVPDELRDSRSEYVRRIIEEMIPRVARDGLAQFCDVFCDVGYFTVEESRAILQAAKRAGLALRIHAEQLAHSGGARLAAELGALSADHLEWVDDADVEVLQRAGTVATLVPGVTFNLGLTRYPPARKLIEAGVPVVLATDFNPGSCFTLNMQLILSIACSQMKMTPAEVISAATLNAAYALGLSERLGSLEEGKQADIVLMNVPDYREIPYFFGVNHCALTLKRGNIVINRLERT, encoded by the coding sequence ATGCTGCTGATCAAGAATATCGGACAAATCGTCACCCTTCGGGGAGGTGCCGTCCCGCGCCGTGGCAGCTCGATGTCGGAGCTCGGCATCATCGAGAACGGAGCGATCCTGGTGCGGGCCGAGCACATTATCTGGGTGGGGCCGACCCGGGAAGTGCCCATGCGCGAGCTGGATCCCCGTCACGAGACCTTCGACGGCGCAGGTCTCGATCTGGTGGCTTTGCCCGGTTTCGTCGACAGTCACACACATCCCATCTTCGGCGGCACCCGAGCCCATGAATACGATCTGCGCTGCCAGGGGAAAAGTTATCAGGAGATCGCCGCGGCGGGCGGAGGAATCCGTGCCAGCGTGCGCCAGCTGCGGGCCGCGAGCCCTGACCAGCTTGTGGACTGCGCGGAACGCTACTTCCTCGAGTTTCTGAGGCACGGCACGACCACCATCGAAGCCAAGAGCGGCTACGGATTGAGCCTGGAGGATGAACTCAAAAGTCTGCAGGTGCTGGCGGCACTGCGCGGCCGGAGCCGGCTGGAGACTGTATCCACTTTCCTGGGGGCACACGACGTGCCGGATGAGTTGCGCGACTCGCGTTCGGAGTACGTCCGCCGCATCATCGAGGAGATGATTCCCCGGGTGGCGCGGGACGGGCTGGCGCAGTTCTGCGATGTCTTCTGCGACGTCGGCTATTTCACGGTCGAAGAGTCGCGCGCCATCCTGCAGGCTGCCAAGCGGGCCGGGCTCGCTCTCCGCATCCACGCCGAGCAGTTGGCTCACAGCGGCGGCGCCAGGCTGGCTGCGGAGTTGGGGGCGCTCAGCGCCGATCACCTGGAGTGGGTCGACGATGCCGATGTCGAGGTTCTCCAACGAGCGGGAACCGTGGCCACACTGGTTCCGGGTGTGACATTCAACCTCGGGCTCACCCGCTATCCGCCGGCACGGAAACTTATTGAGGCGGGAGTTCCGGTGGTGCTGGCCACCGACTTCAATCCCGGCTCCTGCTTCACTCTGAATATGCAGCTCATCCTGTCGATCGCATGCAGCCAGATGAAGATGACTCCGGCTGAGGTCATCTCGGCTGCGACCTTGAACGCCGCGTATGCGCTCGGTTTGTCCGAACGGCTCGGCAGTCTCGAGGAAGGCAAGCAGGCCGACATCGTGCTGATGAATGTGCCGGATTACCGCGAGATACCATATTTCTTCGGCGTGAATCACTGCGCCCTCACCCTCAAGAGAGGGAACATCGTCATCAACAGATTGGAGCGAACGTGA